One segment of Odontesthes bonariensis isolate fOdoBon6 chromosome 1, fOdoBon6.hap1, whole genome shotgun sequence DNA contains the following:
- the LOC142379265 gene encoding apoptosis regulator BAX — protein MADDREEGETEKGAVGGEDVIDDPILEQGAVVLRAYVIERINTVDPSRHVCSEDLGGRPDEQQDPQIKEVVEQLLKIAEDLNRNAEFQRLINQVQGNCAKDIFMKVARSIFTDGINWGRVVALFHLAYRLIYRALTTNHLDNIRRVISWVLQVIREQLYSWLVQQGGWEGVIRSFSRWRTAAIVASVVLVAAFVYYRKTR, from the exons ATGTCATCGATGATCCCATCTTGGAGCAAGGAGCAGTGGTTCTCAGAGC GTATGTGATCGAGCGTATAAACACAGTGGATCCTAGTCGGCATGTCTGCTCTGAGGATCTGGGAGGAAGGCCAGATGAACAACAGGATCCACAAATCAAAGAAGTGGTGGAACAGCTGCTTAAAATAGCGGAGGACTTAAACAGGAATGCAGAGTTCCAGCG ACTGATCAACCAGGTTCAGGGTAACTGTGCTAAGGACATCTTCATGAAGGTGGCCAGGAGCATCTTTACTGATGGCATTAACTGGGGTCGAGTGGTGGCTCTCTTCCATCTGGCCTACAGACTTATATACAGG GCTCTTACCACCAACCATTTAGACAACATCCGAAGGGTCATCAGCTGGGTTCTTCAGGTTAtcagagagcagctttattccTGGCTAGTGCAACAGGGAGGCTGG gAGGGGGTGATCCGTAGTTTTTCACGATGGAGGACAGCAGCCATTGTGGCATCAGTTGTTTTGGTGGCAGCCTTTGTTTACTACAGGAAGACACGCTGA